In Marivirga salinae, a single window of DNA contains:
- a CDS encoding SixA phosphatase family protein codes for MIKDLYLIRHGEAEEPNAGLKDTERQLTAKGLQDASKVGMYLKHKEFHPDLMLHSIAERTTQTMHRINEQLGVKPDHIEASEDVYEASARIMLRVISEIPAEMRSAIIICHNPSITYVSEYITGAEVGYVEPAGIVHIQIPYSSWSEVSEKNCDFIEYIRPEEIQ; via the coding sequence ATGATTAAAGACCTTTATTTAATTCGCCATGGCGAGGCAGAAGAACCAAATGCCGGCTTAAAAGATACGGAACGCCAATTAACTGCAAAGGGTTTACAGGATGCCTCTAAAGTGGGCATGTATTTGAAACATAAAGAGTTTCACCCTGATTTAATGTTACATAGCATTGCAGAAAGGACAACGCAAACTATGCACAGGATTAATGAGCAATTGGGCGTTAAACCTGATCATATTGAAGCATCAGAAGATGTTTATGAAGCTTCAGCTAGGATTATGTTACGCGTGATATCGGAAATCCCAGCAGAAATGCGATCCGCAATTATTATTTGCCATAATCCTTCCATCACCTATGTTTCTGAATACATTACAGGTGCTGAAGTGGGTTATGTAGAACCAGCTGGTATAGTGCATATTCAAATTCCTTATTCCTCTTGGTCGGAGGTTTCGGAAAAAAATTGTGATTTTATAGAATATATTAGACCAGAAGAAATTCAATAA